The Anaerolineae bacterium genome includes a region encoding these proteins:
- a CDS encoding tetratricopeptide repeat protein translates to MYLRTPKRYSAKRPKRHLINLRWWWLYLLTPIVVVIGAGIWDQRAMFQGPIEAAIWEQINAARDYIATQQAPTPTPTDSPFNYLTVANAAYQRGSMEQAIDNYRLAAAGLPNDVALHVRLAHLLTTAGRPEEGVAAAQAAINADPYSADAWAIHGMANEWKGDFGKALSSLYRALELDPQNAAAYAFLAEAYIDMGKAAEALEAAEKALELNPQDFNVQRNYGYVAEYTGQYDVAMQAYERALQLEPSRTYIAFNLVDLYRREGDPESAVRLLRAIIDRSPENAQAYARLANILLSDLGEQDQARDAAERCVAIDPTSVACLGILGSLQLTAGEYNLCARSFDRAIEAGSTNALHYYYAGMCHIVIDDCVRAREVLLRGLELARTLQTQTDIRDALAQCQTIVTLAPTPTLEGTPPDYESLLTATPEAGESTS, encoded by the coding sequence ATGTACCTGAGAACACCCAAACGCTACTCCGCCAAACGCCCCAAACGCCACCTGATCAACCTGCGCTGGTGGTGGCTGTACCTGCTGACGCCGATCGTGGTGGTAATCGGCGCTGGCATCTGGGATCAGCGGGCGATGTTCCAGGGGCCGATTGAGGCGGCGATCTGGGAGCAGATCAACGCTGCCCGCGATTACATCGCCACACAACAGGCCCCCACGCCGACGCCGACCGATTCGCCGTTCAACTACCTGACGGTGGCCAATGCCGCCTATCAGCGCGGGTCGATGGAGCAGGCCATCGACAACTATCGTCTGGCGGCGGCGGGCCTGCCCAACGATGTGGCGCTGCATGTGCGGCTGGCCCACCTGCTGACCACCGCCGGACGTCCAGAGGAGGGCGTTGCTGCCGCACAGGCAGCGATCAACGCTGATCCTTACAGCGCCGACGCCTGGGCGATCCACGGCATGGCCAACGAGTGGAAGGGGGACTTTGGCAAGGCGCTTTCCAGCCTTTACCGCGCCCTCGAACTGGATCCGCAAAATGCCGCCGCCTATGCCTTCCTGGCGGAAGCCTACATTGACATGGGCAAGGCTGCCGAAGCGCTGGAAGCCGCTGAAAAGGCGCTGGAACTGAACCCGCAGGACTTCAATGTCCAGCGCAACTATGGCTACGTGGCGGAATACACCGGCCAGTATGACGTAGCCATGCAGGCTTACGAGCGCGCCCTGCAACTGGAGCCTTCCCGCACCTATATTGCCTTCAACCTGGTCGATCTCTACCGGCGCGAGGGCGATCCGGAGAGCGCGGTACGGTTGTTGCGTGCGATCATCGATCGCAGCCCGGAAAACGCCCAGGCCTATGCCCGCCTGGCCAATATCCTGCTCAGCGACCTGGGCGAACAGGATCAGGCCCGCGACGCCGCTGAGCGCTGTGTGGCCATCGATCCCACCAGCGTGGCCTGCCTGGGCATCCTGGGATCGCTGCAACTGACCGCCGGGGAATACAACCTGTGCGCTCGCTCCTTTGACCGGGCCATTGAAGCGGGCAGCACCAATGCCCTGCATTACTATTACGCCGGGATGTGCCACATCGTGATCGATGATTGCGTCCGGGCGCGTGAAGTGTTACTGCGTGGCCTGGAACTGGCCCGTACCCTCCAGACCCAGACCGACATCCGCGACGCGCTGGCCCAGTGCCAGACGATCGTCACCCTGGCTCCGACTCCCACGTTGGAAGGCACACCGCCGGACTACGAGAGCCTTCTGACCGCCACGCCCGAAGCCGGGGAAAGCACGTCCTAG
- a CDS encoding SDR family NAD(P)-dependent oxidoreductase: protein MKRAAAALGAAVGLWLAWRRTRRKHPVSLKNKVVIITGASSGIGQATAHAFAAAGARVALAARRAEPLARTQAALAVYGTPTLAIPADISREDDSEALLQAVLAAWGRIDVLVNNAGVSYGGWLVDVPPERVQTLVAVNFTGPARLTQRALAIMLRQPPDTDGVRGHIVNVTSMAGQVPEPGMTVYTATRRALDAFTLAVRREVAGTGVRLTSVYPTWTTTPMVTGIDEIGLQRAGVLWPLEHFDAPVAPARAIVDAVRYNRRVVARGGPQARLAWLAEWIVPALVDFYWRVMVDLPAYMALMRRLGMGSTPQPVAAGELPPERG, encoded by the coding sequence ATGAAGCGAGCAGCAGCGGCGCTGGGCGCGGCGGTGGGCCTGTGGCTGGCCTGGCGGCGCACCCGGCGGAAGCACCCGGTCAGCCTGAAAAACAAAGTAGTGATCATCACCGGTGCGTCCTCCGGAATCGGGCAGGCGACAGCCCATGCCTTCGCGGCGGCAGGCGCGCGCGTCGCCCTGGCCGCCCGCCGGGCGGAGCCGCTGGCCCGGACACAGGCGGCGCTGGCCGTCTATGGCACGCCGACCCTGGCCATCCCGGCGGATATCAGCCGGGAAGATGATAGCGAGGCGCTGCTGCAGGCTGTCCTGGCGGCATGGGGCCGGATCGACGTGCTGGTCAACAACGCTGGCGTCTCCTATGGCGGCTGGCTGGTGGATGTGCCGCCGGAACGGGTGCAGACGCTGGTGGCGGTCAATTTCACCGGCCCGGCCCGCCTGACCCAGCGCGCGCTGGCCATCATGCTGCGCCAGCCGCCTGACACCGACGGTGTGCGCGGGCATATCGTCAACGTGACCAGCATGGCCGGGCAGGTGCCGGAACCGGGCATGACCGTTTATACCGCTACGCGGCGCGCTCTGGACGCCTTTACGCTGGCTGTCCGGCGAGAGGTTGCCGGGACGGGGGTGCGCCTGACATCGGTCTACCCGACCTGGACGACGACACCGATGGTCACCGGCATCGATGAGATTGGCCTGCAGCGGGCCGGTGTGCTGTGGCCGCTGGAGCACTTTGACGCGCCGGTAGCCCCGGCGCGGGCGATTGTGGATGCGGTGCGCTATAACCGGCGGGTGGTGGCACGGGGCGGGCCACAGGCCCGACTGGCCTGGCTGGCCGAGTGGATCGTCCCCGCGCTGGTCGACTTCTACTGGCGCGTGATGGTCGATTTGCCCGCCTATATGGCCCTGATGCGCCGGCTAGGGATGGGCAGCACGCCCCAGCCCGTCGCTGCCGGCGAGCTCCCGCCGGAGCGGGGCTAG